The Rhodanobacter sp. LX-99 genomic interval CGACGCGGGGTTGTTCGTCGAGATGGAACGCGGCGATCGCGCCTTGCGCGTCGGCCAGCAGCAGTGCGCCGGCCAGCTCGGACGGAACCGGCTGACTGCCGGAAGCCAGCGCGAAGTCGGCACGGCCCAGGCGCAGCTCGCGGCCATCGACCTCGCCGCTGATGCCGGCGCCGGCATGCACCTGCAGCGACTGCGCGTGCAGCGGCAGCACTTGCTGGCGGGCCGCATCGGCGAGGGCGCGGGCCAGCGGGTGCGAGCTTTCGTGGGCCAGCGCGGCGGCCAGCTGCAGCACCTGCTCGGGCGTGTCGCCGCGCAGCGGCTCGACCGCGCGGCGGTCCAACTGCGGCACGGTCAGCGTGCCGGTCTTGTCGAACAGCGCATGGTCGACCCGCGCCAACGCCGTCAACGCCGCACCGTCGGCGACCAGTACGCCGCGGCCGGCCAGCACGCCGAGCGCGCGGGTCAGCGTGGCCGGGCGGGTCAGCGCGAACGCGCAGGGGCAGGCCACTACCAGCACAGCCACCGCGGCCTCGAACGCGCGACCGGGATCGACCAGCAGCCAACCCAGCGCGGTGAGCACGGTGAGCACCAGCACGCGGGCGACGAAGCGGCCGATCTCGCGATCGCTGGCGGCGATCAGCGAACGCGCCTGCCGCGCGCGGGTGGCCAGGGCGCCCAGCCGCGCCACCGTGGTGGTGGCGCCGCCGTGCTCCACGCGCAACTCGGCCGGTCCGGACAGCAGCACGCTGCCGGCGACCAGCCGCTCGCCACGCTCACGCTGCAGCGGGTGCGACTCGCCCGACAGCAGTGCCTCGTCCACCCGCACGCCGGCGCTTTCCAGCACGCCATCCGCCGGCACGGTGCCGCCTTCGGCGATATGCACGCGGTCGCCGGGCAGCAGGGCGATCGCAGCCACCGTTTCCAGCTCGCCATCGGCGCGGCGTCGCTGCGCCAGCAGCGGCGTGGCGTCGATCGCGGCGTCGCCGAGCGCGCCGCTGCGGTGGCGCGAGCGCAGTTCAACGTAGCGCCCGCCGAGCAGCAGGAACACGAACATGGTCACCGAGTCGAAATAGATCTCGCCGCCGCCGCGCAGCGTGTTGAACGTGCTGGCCAGGAACACCAGCCCCACCGCCAGCGCCACCGGCAGGTTGATGCCGAGCCGGCGCTCGCCCAGTTCGCGCGCGGCGCCGCTGAAGAACGGCTGCGCCGAGTAGAACACCACCGGCAGGGTGGTCAGCAGGCCCAGCCAGCGGAACAGGTTGCGCGTGCTGAAGTCGACGAAATCGACCACGCCGATGTAGATCACGAACGCGTACGTCATCACCTGCATCGAGCACATGCCGGCGACCAGCAGGCGCTTCAGCGCGTCGTGCTGCTCGTGCGAGCGGGCGTCGTCGATGCTGTCGTGCTGCAGCGGCTGCGCCGGGCAGTCCGCGGCGGCGAAGTTGTCGAGCAGGCCCGGCAGCGAGGTGCGTTGCGCGTCCCACACCACCCGCACGCGCCGCGCCGGGCGATCGATGGCGACACGCCGCACGCCGGGCAGGGCGCGGATCCGCTGTTCCAGCCACAGCACCTGGCGCGCGTCGTTGAGCGACTCGACCCGCAGTGCGATTTCGCTGCAACCGTCGCGGCGCGGGCGCAATACCTGCGCGGCGAGTTGCGGATGGGCCCACGCCGCGTAGGTGTTCATCGCGGCGGATCGGTCGAAGGGTGGGGCGGCGGGCTGGTGCTGCTGTGCGCGCTGACGGGCACGCCGAACACGGTGTGCGAGGTATCCAGCGGCGTGTCGGCTTGGCTCGCGCCGAGCACGATCATCCACACGCAGCCGGCCAGCGATGCCATGAAGATGAACACGCCCAGCCACAGCACCGGCTGGCGATACCAGGCCGATGCCGTGCGGGCGGCGATGTCATTGCCTGCTTTCATCGGCAGGGTGCGACAGGTGATAGACGTAGGCCGCGACCACGCGGATCTGCTCCTCGGACAGACGCGGGCTCCACGCCGGCATGTGGCCCTGGCGGCCCTCGCCGATGCTCTTCTCGATGTCGGCCACGCTGCCGCCGTGCAACCACACCTTGTCGGTGAGGTTCGGTGCGCCCAGCGCCGGGTTGCCCTTGCCGTCGGCACCGTGGCAAGCGGCGCAGGTGGCGAACAGCGGCTGCCCGGCAGCGGCCTTGGCCGCATCGTGCGGCGCGCCGGACAGGCTCAGCACGTACTGCGCGAGGTTCTTCACGCTGTCCGCGCCCAGGCTGGCCCACGGCGGCATCACGCCGCTGCGTCCGTCGCGGATCGAGGTGGTGATGTCGCTGCCGCTGCCGCCGTAGAGCCAGTCGCCATCGCTGAGGTCGGGTGCGCCGAGCGCGACGTTGCCCTTCGCGCTGCGCTGGTGGCAGGCGGCGCAGTTGTCCTCGAACAGCACCTTGCCCATCTGCAGCGCGGCGGGGTCGCCGGCCAGCTGCTCGACGGGGTACAGCTTGAAGCGCTCCATCAGCGGCGCGAGCGTGGCTTCGTTGACGGCCACGTTGTGCGCCAGCTCGCCATGCGAGGTCCAGCCGAGCAGGCCCTTGAAGCTGCCGAAGCCGGGGAACAGCGCCAGGTAGACGAAGCCGATCACGAACATGGCGCCGGAGAACAGCACCCACCACAGCGGCAGCTTGCGCACGCCTTCGCGCAGCACGCCGTGAGCCCAGACGTGACCGCTGGTGCCGTCGGGCAGGGTGGGGATCTTCGCGCGCGGGCCCCACAGGTACAGGAAGAACGTGATGCCCATGTTCAGCACCACCAGGAACATCACCCACAACGACCATCCCGTGCTCATGGGCGGTCCTCCCTGTTGTCGAATTCGGATTCGTCTTCCACAGGCTCGTCTTCCATCGGCAGGCGCGCCATGCGGTTGAACGTGGGCTTGTGGTACTTGCGCCACGCCCAGAACCAGATGCCGAGGAAGGTGAACATCATCAGCAGGATGAACACGCCGGCGACGTGGCCCCAGACCGGGTTCATCGGAGTCATGGCGCACCTCCGGTGCTGGCCGGCACACCTGCGGCGTCAGGTTCGTTCTTGATGCCCAGGCCCTGCAGGTACGCGATCAGCGCATCCATCTCGGTCTTGCCTTCCACCGCGGCCGGCGCGCCGGCGATGTCCGCATCGCTGTACGGGTCGCCCAGCCTGCGCAGGGTGCGCATGCGCGCCTGGACGTCGGCGGCATCGAGCTTCTTTCCCGCCAGCCACGGGTAGCCGGGCATGTTCGACTGCGGCACGACCTGGCGCGGATCCAGCAGGTGCATGCGCTGCCAGTCGTCGGAGTACTTGCCGCCGACGCGGGCCAGGTCCGGGCCGGTGCGTTTGGAGCCCCACTGGAACGGCCGGTCGTAGACCGATTCGGCGGCGGTCGAGAAGTGGCCGTAGCGCTCGGTCTCGAAACGCAGCGCGCGGATCATCTGCGAGTGGCACAGGTAGCAGCCCTCGCGCACGTAGATGTCCTTGCCGGCCAGCCGCAGCGGGTCGTACGGATGCACGCCGGGCGGCGCCTCGAGCTTGTGCGCCTCGACGAACAGCGGGGTGATCTCGGCCAGGCCGCCCAGCGAGACCATGATCGCGATGCCGATGCCGAGCAGGCCGGCGTGTTTCTCGATCGCTTCGAAATGTTTGTAGGCCATGGTATGAGCTCTTTCAACCAACAGCAGGCAGCGGGGCCGGAACCTGGTGCGGCACCGGCTCGGGGACCGGCACCGGGATCGGCTTGATCAGGCGCGCGCGCGCATCCGCCGCGGTATGCCACAGGTTCCAGGCCATGACCCACATGCCCGACAGGATCAGCACGCCGCCGAACCAGCGGATCACGTACATCGGCTTGATCGCGATCAGGCTGTCCAGGAAGCCGTAGGTGAGCGCGCCGTCCGGGTTGGTGGCGCGCCACATCAGGCCTTCGGTGACGCCGGCGGTCCACATCGCGCCCACGTACAGCAGGGTGCCCATGATGTGCAGCCAGAAATGCACTTCCATGCCCTTGCGCGAATACATCTCCGGGCGACCCAGCGCGCGCGGCGCCATCGCGTAGAGCGAGCCGATGGTGATCATCGCCACCCAGCCCAGCGAGCCGGAGTGCACGTGGGCGATCGTCCAGTCGGTGTAGTGCGACAGCGAGTTCACCGTCTTGATCGCCATCATCGAGCCTTCGAAGGTCGACGCGGCGTAGAACACCAGCGACATCACCATGAACTTGGCGGCGGGGTCGGTCTTCAGCCGCCACCAGGAGCCGTTGAAGGTGAGCAGGCCGTTCGCCGCCGAACCCAGACTGGGCATCAGCAGCACCAGCGAGAACGCCATGCCGACCGACTGCACCCAGTCGGGCAGGGCGGTGTACATCAGGTGGTGCGCGCCGGCCCACATGTAGACCGAGATCAGCGCCCAGAAATTGACGATCGAGAAGCGGTAGCTCCACAGCGGCTGCTGCGCCTGCCGCGGCACGAAGTAGTACATCATGCCGAGGAAGCCGGCGGTGAGGAAAAACGCCACCGCGTTGTGGCCGTACCACCACTGCACCATCGCATCGACCACGCCCGAGTAGATCGGGTAGGACTTGAACAGCGACACCGGCAGGGCGAGGTTGTTGACGATGTGCAGCAGGCCCACCGCGATGATGAACGCGCCGTAGTACCAGTTCGCCACGTAGATGTGCTTGATGCGCCGGCGTGCCAGGCTGCCGAAGAACACCACGCCGAAGCTCACCCAGACGATCGCGATCAGGATGTCGATGATCCATTCCGGCTCGGCGTACTCCTTGCTCTGGGTCATGCCCAGCGGCATGGACACCATCGACAGCACGCAGACCAGCTGCCAGCCCCAGAACGTGAACGCGGCCAGCTTCCTGAACGCCAGCCGCGCGTGGCCGGTGCGCTGCACCACGTAGTAGCAGGTGCCCATCAGCGCCGAGCCGCCGAACGCGAAGATCACGCCGAAGGTGTGGTCGGGGCGGAGCCGGCTGAAGGTCAGCCAGGGGATCTCGAAATTGAGCGCCGGCCACATCAGTTCGGCGGCGACGTAGACGCCGACCGACATGCCGATGATGCCCCAGACCGCCGCAGCCAGCAGGAACTGGCGCACGACCTTGTCGTTGTAATACTCGGTATTCGGCATGGGGTTCCCCGGCTGGATAACTGAACAATTTTAAGCGAAGCATGCGGCGCTGCATTGACCCCGATCAAGTTGCTGCGGCAATCCGTCCCCGTGCCGATGACGCTGGGCGGCGCTGTGCAACCGGTCGGCCGCCAGCGTGCGCCGATTTGCCACAGGGCGGCAGGCCTGATCGGGTATCCTTGGCACTATCGCCGCGAACCATCGCGGCCTGTCATCCCGGTTGATTCCATGAGTGAGATTGCTGCACAGAAACCGCGTCCGGCTGCGCCGGCGTCACGCCGGCCCAGCGTGGCCGTGCAGATCGGCAAGGTAAAGGTCGGCGGCGGCGCGCCGGTGGTGGTGCAGTCGATGACCAACACCGATACCGAGGACCCGGCCAGCACCGCGAAACAGATCGCCGAGCTGGCCCGTGCCGGCTCCGAGCTGGTGCGCATCACGGTCAACACGCCGGCCGCCGCCGCCGCGGTGCCGCGCATCGCCGAGCGGCTGGCGATGATGGGCGTGGACGTGCCGATCGTCGGCGACTTCCACTACAACGGCCACCTGCTGCTGGAACGCGAGCCGGCCTGCGCCGAAGCGCTGGCGAAGTACCGCATCAACCCCGGCAACGTCGGCTTCGGCAAGAAGCACGAAAGCCAGTTCGCGTCGATCATCGAGAAGGCGCTGCGCTACGCCAAGCCGGTGCGCATCGGCGCGAACTGGGGCTCGCTGGACCAGGGCATGGTCACCGCGCTGATGGACGAGAACGCCCGCCGCGCCGACCCGTGGGACGCCTCGCACGTGGCGCGCGAGGCGCTGATCCGCTCGGCGCTGGACTCGGCCGCGCTGGCCGAGAAGATCGGCCTGCCGCGCGAGCGCATCATCCTGTCGTGCAAGGTCTCCGGCGTACAGGAACTGATCGCGGTGTACCGCGACCTCGCCGCGCGCTGCGACTACGCGCTGCACCTGGGCCTGACCGAAGCCGGCATGGGCTCCAAGGGCATCACCGCGTCCAGCGCCGCCCTGGCGGTGCTGCTGCAGGAAGGCATCGGCGACACCATCCGCATTTCGCTCACCCCCGAGCCGGGCGCCTCGCGCACCGGCGAGGTGATCGTGGCGCAGGAACTGCTGCAGACCATGGGCCTGCGCTCGTTCACGCCGCTGGTCACCGCCTGCCCGGGTTGCGGTCGCACCACCAGCGAGTTCTTCCAGGAACTGGCCAAGACCGTGCAGGAACACGTGCGCGAACAGATGCCGACCTGGCGCATCAAGTACGACGGCGTGGAGAACCTCACCCTGGCGGTGATGGGCTGCATCGTCAACGGGCCGGGCGAGTCCAAGCACGCCAACATCGGCATCTCGCTGCCGGGCAACGGCGAGGCGCCGGCAGCGCCGGTGTTCATCGACGGCGAGAAGGCGATGACCCTGCGCGGCGACAACATCGCCAACGAATTCGTGGGCATCCTCGACGACTACGTGGCCCGAAAGTATGCGGCGCGAACGGGCTGAGGCTCCGATCACACCGTCACGGCACGCGCTGGTTCATACTCCCGCCCGCCCGCAAGAGGCGTGGCGTGCATGTCGTGGGCGGGATGATCTCGCCGGGGAGCCGTCGTGAGAATCAGCCCTCAGTCCCGCACCGTCCTGCTCTACGTGCTGTTGTCCGCGTTGTGGATCTGGTTGTCCGATCGTGCGCTGGACGCCCTGGTGCACGGCCAGGCCGAGCTGACCTTCCTGCAGAGCGTCAAGGGCTGGCTGTTCGTGGCCAGCACGGGTGCGTTGCTGTACTGGATGATCGGCCGTGATCTGCGCCGCCTGCAGGCTGCCAACCGGAGACTGCTGGACGGGCATGCCCAGGCCTTGCGCGTGCTGGTCTCAGCGATGGACATACGCCACCGCGAGACCGGCGACCATTCCGACCGGGTGATGCGCATGGCCACTGGCCTGGCCCGTCTGGCCGGCGTGCACGGCGAAGCGTTGCGCAACCTGACCTTCGGCGCCTTGCTGCACGACATCGGCAAGCTGGCCTTGCCCGATGCGGTGCTGATCAAGCCGGGCAAGCTGGACGACGAGGAAATGGCGGAGATGCGCCGCCATCCGCAACTCGGCTACGAGCTGCTGCAGCGGGTGGACTTCCTGCGCGATGCCGGCGAGATTCCGCACAGCCATCACGAGCGTTGGGATGGCGGCGGTTATCCGCAAGGCTTGCGTGGCGAGCAGATCCCGCTGGCCGCGCGCATCTTCAGCGTGGTCGACGTGTGGGACGCGCTGATCACGGCGCGCGTGTACAAGCCGGCGTGGCCGGAGCCCGAGGTGCTGGATTATCTGCGCGAGGCCGCCGGCAGCCAGCTCGATCCCCACTTGGTGGCGCTGTTCCTGGAAAATTACGACGAACTCAAGGCGCTCGGTCGCTGAAACCGGTTCCCGCGCAGGGCTGGATCAGCCGCGGCGTGAAGGCGGCCCAGCTGCCGACCAGCCCGGGCAACTGGCCGAGCCGGGCCACCTGGCGCAGGAATTCCGCACGGGGCATCTCGACAGCGCCCAGGCCGAGCGTATGCGGGTTGCTGACCTGGGTGTCGATCAGCGGGAAATCCATGTCGCACAGCAGGCGCGCCAGCGCGGCCAGGGCGAGCTTCGAGCCGCCGCTTTCCGCGCTGAACATCGACTCGCCGCAGAACAGCCGGCCGATCGCCACGCCGTAGATGCCGCCGACCAGGCGCTCGCCGTCCCACACCTCCACGCTGTGCGCATGGCCGAGCCGGTGCAATTGCACGTAGGCGTCGATCATCGCCGGCACCAGCCAGGTACCGGTGTCGTTGGCGCGCGGCGCGGCGCAGGCGCGGATGACCTGGTCGAATGCGTGGTCGACGGTCAGCCGCCACGACTTGCCCTTCAGCCGGCGGCGCAGGCTGCGGTTGATCCGCGGGGTTTCGGCATGGAACACGCAACGCGGGTCGGGCGACCACCACAGGATCGGCTCGTGCTCGCCGAACCACGGGAAGATGCCGAGGCTGTACGCGGCCAGCAGCCGCCGGGGCGACAGGTCGCCGCCGAACGCGAGCAGGCCATTCGGTTCGGCCAGCGCCTGGCGCGGGTCGGGGAAGCGGTCCCAGAGTTCGGCATCCAGCAGCGGTAGCCTGTTCATCGTTCGACCTTGCCGTGATCGGCATAGGGGCTATGGCTTTGCAGCTCGGCGGCATAAGCGTCGACCGCTTCGGCCTCGCTGGCAAGCGCCATCGCCACCGCGGCACGGAAACCGGGGTTCGCCAGGTAGTGGCGCGAGTGCGTGCGCACCGGCAGGAACCCGCGCGCCAGCTTGTGTTCGCCCTGCGCGCCCGGCTCGAAGCGTTCGAGCCGGTGTGCAATCGCGTGCTCGATGCCGCGGTAATAGCACAGCTCGAAATGCAGACCGGGCACGTCCACCGACGCGCCCCAGTAGCGGCCGTACAGCACGTTGCCGCCCTGCACGAACAGCGCCATCGCCACGATGGCGTCGCCGTCGCGGGCCAGCGCGAGCTGCGCGGTCGATCCCAGCGTGCCGAGCTGGCGGAAGAACGCGGCGGTCAGCGCGGCGTGGTTGCCTTTCATGTCGAAGGTGGCTTCGTACAGCGCATGCACGCGCCGCCATTCGTCGGGGCTGAGCGTGTCGCCGCTGCGCCACTCGATGGCCAGCCTGCTCGCCGCCACCTGGCGGCGTTCGCGCAGGATGTTCTTGCGCTTCTTGTGGTTGAGCGCGGCGAGGAAATCCGGGAAGTGGCGGTAGCCGCGGTTGTGCCAGTGAAACTGCACGTCCGAGCGCGCCAGCCAGCCTTGATCGGGAACGTCGTCGTCGAACGCGGCGAGTTCGGCCGGCTGCAGGAAATTCGCGTGCACCGACGACAGGCCCAGCCGTTCGGCTTCGCGGCGCATCGCCTCGACCAGTTCGCGCTGCAGCGATGGCGTACGCGCATGCTTGCCGGCCAGCAGGCGCGGGCCGGGCACGGGCGAGTAGGGCACGCCGTTGAGCAGCTTCGGGTAGTACTCGCCGCCGGCGCGTTGCCAGGCGCTGGCCCAGCTCCAGTCGAACACGAACTCGCCGTGCGAATTGCCTTTCAGGTACAGCGGTGCGGCGGCACGCAGGCGGCCGTCTTCGTACAGGGCCAGGTGATGCGCCTGCCAGCCCCAGTCGGGGCGGATGCAGCCGCTGCGCTCCAGCGCGTCCAGGAACGCGTGCGACACGAACGGGTTCGCGTCGGCACGCAGGGCATCCCACTCCGCGGCTGGCAGTTCGGCGATCGCGGCATGGAAGCGGATCTCGTGCATGGCCGTGGAGAGTGGGGGAAGCGGTACGGTCCTGCCACCACTCGCTTCTCGCTCCTCTCCACTCACTCCCGCTTCATCAGCCCGCCGGGGTCTGCTGGTCCAGCCAGCGCTCGGCGTCCAGCGCGGCCATGCAGCCGAAGCCGGCCGAGGTGACCGCCTGGCGGTAGATGTGGTCGGCCACGTCGCCGGCGGCGAACACGCCGGGCACCGAAGTCATCGTGGCCATGCCGTGCTGGCCGCTGCGGATCCTGATGTAGCCGTCGTGCATGTCGAGCTGGCCTTCGAAGATGCCGGTGTTCGGCGTGTGGCCGATCGCCACGAAGAAGCCGGTCGCCGCGATGTCGCGGGTGGCACCGGAGTTGACGTCCTTCACGCGCACGCCGGTGACGCCGGAATCGTCGCCCAGCACTTCGTCGATGGTGTGGTTCCAGACCAGCTCGATCTTGCCCGCGGCGGCCTTCTCGAACAGCTTGTCCTGCATGATCTTCTCGGCGCGCAGCTTGTCGCGGCGGTGCACCAGGTAGACCTTGCGGCCGATGTTGGCCAGGTACAGCGCCTCCTCGACCGCGGTGTTGCCGCCGCCGATCACCACCACGTCCTGGTCGCGGAAAAAGAAGCCGTCGCAGGTGGCGCAGGCGGACACGCCCTTGCCCTTGTACTTTTCCTCGCTTTCGATGCCGAGGTACTTGGCGGTGGCGCCGGTGGTGATGATCAGTGCGTCGGCGGTGTATTCGCCGGAATCTCCCTTGAGCCGGAACGGACGCTGTTTCAGGTCGGCCGTGTGGATGTGGTCGAAGATCATCTCGGTGTGGAAGCGCTCGGCGTGCTCGGCCATGCGCCGCATCAGCGCCGGGCCCTGCAGGCCCTCGACGTCGCCCGGCCAGTTGTCCACGTCGGTGGTGGTCATCAGCTGGCCGCCCTGTTGCAGGCCGGTGATCATGGTCGGCTTGAGGTTGGCGCGAGCCGCATACACCGCAGCGGTGTAGCCGGCGGGGCCGGAGCCGAGGATCAGCAGGCGGCTGTGTTTGGGGGCAACGCTCATGGTTATAATCCTTGGGTTTTCGGGTGACTTGAGTGGTTGTTCGCTCCAACCCCTGCGGCGGTTTCCCTTGGGGCCGCATCGGGCGATGGCGACGGAGCGCACGATCCCCGAAGAATGGGGAATATGCGGCACCGATTCAAGGCATCGGCAGATCGGCGGCACGACTGCGGCGACTGCGCGATGGATTCACACTTCCACAGGACCCATTCTTCATGCGCATCGGCATTCCCTCCGAAACCAAGACCCTGGAAGGTCGCGTCGCCCTCATCCCGGCCGCTGCCGCCGACCTGGTGCACCGTGGCCACGACGTGTTCATCCAGTCCGGCGCCGGCCTGAAAAGCGGCTTTGCGGACGATGCCTATGCAAGGGAAGGCATCCCGGTGGTGGCGGACGCCGCCGCGCTGTACGAGGCTGGCGAGTTGATCGTTAAGGTGAAGGAGCCGATCGCCGGCGATCTCGCCTTGCTGAAAAAACACCACCTGCTGTTCTGTTACCTGCACCTGGCTGCCGAACCCGAACTGACCCGCAGCCTGCTCGGCATCGGCCTGACCGGCGTGGCATTCGAGTCGGTGACCGAGAACGGCATGCTGCCGCTGCTGCTGCCGATGTCGGTGATCGCCGGCCGCATCGCCACCCAGATCGGCACCACGCTGCTGCACCGCCCGCAAGGCGGCAAGGGCAAGCTGCTTGGCGGCATGGCTTCCACCCCGCGCGGCAAGGTCGTGGTGCTCGGCGCCGGTGCCGCCGGCGGCAATGCCGCCGCACTGGCTGCGGCCGCCGGCGCCAACGTGGTGGTGTTCGACAAGCGCCAGGACCGCCTGGCCGAAATGATGACGATGGGTCCGAACGTCACCGCGCTGTATGCCTACGAGTCGTCGGTAGCCGAAGAGGTGCGCGACGCCGACATCGTGGTCGGCGCGGTGCTGATCCCCAGCGCCCGGGCGCCGCACGTGGTCAGCGAGGCGATGGTCAGGACGATGGAGCCGGGCAGCGTGCTGGTGGACATCGCGATCGACCAAGGCGGCTGCTTCGAGACCTCGAAGCCGACCACCTGGGAGAAGCCCACCTACGACGTGCACGGCATCACCCACTTCTGCGTGACCAACATGCCGGG includes:
- a CDS encoding heavy metal translocating P-type ATPase, translating into MNTYAAWAHPQLAAQVLRPRRDGCSEIALRVESLNDARQVLWLEQRIRALPGVRRVAIDRPARRVRVVWDAQRTSLPGLLDNFAAADCPAQPLQHDSIDDARSHEQHDALKRLLVAGMCSMQVMTYAFVIYIGVVDFVDFSTRNLFRWLGLLTTLPVVFYSAQPFFSGAARELGERRLGINLPVALAVGLVFLASTFNTLRGGGEIYFDSVTMFVFLLLGGRYVELRSRHRSGALGDAAIDATPLLAQRRRADGELETVAAIALLPGDRVHIAEGGTVPADGVLESAGVRVDEALLSGESHPLQRERGERLVAGSVLLSGPAELRVEHGGATTTVARLGALATRARQARSLIAASDREIGRFVARVLVLTVLTALGWLLVDPGRAFEAAVAVLVVACPCAFALTRPATLTRALGVLAGRGVLVADGAALTALARVDHALFDKTGTLTVPQLDRRAVEPLRGDTPEQVLQLAAALAHESSHPLARALADAARQQVLPLHAQSLQVHAGAGISGEVDGRELRLGRADFALASGSQPVPSELAGALLLADAQGAIAAFHLDEQPRVDAHRTLDALRADGIAATIASGDSETRVAALAARLGIDDWHARQSPADKLERLRTARTHGHTTLAVGDGSNDAPVLAGADVSAALASGTELAQAHADLLLLDGRLDGLVDARTVARQVQRVMAQSRRWALLYNLCAVPFAAFGFVPPWLAGIGMSLSSLVVVLNALRVGGDAAPDRSDASGPAARPRELRA
- the ccoP gene encoding cytochrome-c oxidase, cbb3-type subunit III yields the protein MSTGWSLWVMFLVVLNMGITFFLYLWGPRAKIPTLPDGTSGHVWAHGVLREGVRKLPLWWVLFSGAMFVIGFVYLALFPGFGSFKGLLGWTSHGELAHNVAVNEATLAPLMERFKLYPVEQLAGDPAALQMGKVLFEDNCAACHQRSAKGNVALGAPDLSDGDWLYGGSGSDITTSIRDGRSGVMPPWASLGADSVKNLAQYVLSLSGAPHDAAKAAAGQPLFATCAACHGADGKGNPALGAPNLTDKVWLHGGSVADIEKSIGEGRQGHMPAWSPRLSEEQIRVVAAYVYHLSHPADESRQ
- a CDS encoding cbb3-type cytochrome c oxidase subunit 3, which encodes MTPMNPVWGHVAGVFILLMMFTFLGIWFWAWRKYHKPTFNRMARLPMEDEPVEDESEFDNREDRP
- the ccoO gene encoding cytochrome-c oxidase, cbb3-type subunit II — encoded protein: MAYKHFEAIEKHAGLLGIGIAIMVSLGGLAEITPLFVEAHKLEAPPGVHPYDPLRLAGKDIYVREGCYLCHSQMIRALRFETERYGHFSTAAESVYDRPFQWGSKRTGPDLARVGGKYSDDWQRMHLLDPRQVVPQSNMPGYPWLAGKKLDAADVQARMRTLRRLGDPYSDADIAGAPAAVEGKTEMDALIAYLQGLGIKNEPDAAGVPASTGGAP
- the ccoN gene encoding cytochrome-c oxidase, cbb3-type subunit I; this encodes MPNTEYYNDKVVRQFLLAAAVWGIIGMSVGVYVAAELMWPALNFEIPWLTFSRLRPDHTFGVIFAFGGSALMGTCYYVVQRTGHARLAFRKLAAFTFWGWQLVCVLSMVSMPLGMTQSKEYAEPEWIIDILIAIVWVSFGVVFFGSLARRRIKHIYVANWYYGAFIIAVGLLHIVNNLALPVSLFKSYPIYSGVVDAMVQWWYGHNAVAFFLTAGFLGMMYYFVPRQAQQPLWSYRFSIVNFWALISVYMWAGAHHLMYTALPDWVQSVGMAFSLVLLMPSLGSAANGLLTFNGSWWRLKTDPAAKFMVMSLVFYAASTFEGSMMAIKTVNSLSHYTDWTIAHVHSGSLGWVAMITIGSLYAMAPRALGRPEMYSRKGMEVHFWLHIMGTLLYVGAMWTAGVTEGLMWRATNPDGALTYGFLDSLIAIKPMYVIRWFGGVLILSGMWVMAWNLWHTAADARARLIKPIPVPVPEPVPHQVPAPLPAVG
- the ispG gene encoding flavodoxin-dependent (E)-4-hydroxy-3-methylbut-2-enyl-diphosphate synthase, which codes for MSEIAAQKPRPAAPASRRPSVAVQIGKVKVGGGAPVVVQSMTNTDTEDPASTAKQIAELARAGSELVRITVNTPAAAAAVPRIAERLAMMGVDVPIVGDFHYNGHLLLEREPACAEALAKYRINPGNVGFGKKHESQFASIIEKALRYAKPVRIGANWGSLDQGMVTALMDENARRADPWDASHVAREALIRSALDSAALAEKIGLPRERIILSCKVSGVQELIAVYRDLAARCDYALHLGLTEAGMGSKGITASSAALAVLLQEGIGDTIRISLTPEPGASRTGEVIVAQELLQTMGLRSFTPLVTACPGCGRTTSEFFQELAKTVQEHVREQMPTWRIKYDGVENLTLAVMGCIVNGPGESKHANIGISLPGNGEAPAAPVFIDGEKAMTLRGDNIANEFVGILDDYVARKYAARTG
- a CDS encoding HD domain-containing phosphohydrolase, producing the protein MRISPQSRTVLLYVLLSALWIWLSDRALDALVHGQAELTFLQSVKGWLFVASTGALLYWMIGRDLRRLQAANRRLLDGHAQALRVLVSAMDIRHRETGDHSDRVMRMATGLARLAGVHGEALRNLTFGALLHDIGKLALPDAVLIKPGKLDDEEMAEMRRHPQLGYELLQRVDFLRDAGEIPHSHHERWDGGGYPQGLRGEQIPLAARIFSVVDVWDALITARVYKPAWPEPEVLDYLREAAGSQLDPHLVALFLENYDELKALGR
- the aat gene encoding leucyl/phenylalanyl-tRNA--protein transferase, which produces MNRLPLLDAELWDRFPDPRQALAEPNGLLAFGGDLSPRRLLAAYSLGIFPWFGEHEPILWWSPDPRCVFHAETPRINRSLRRRLKGKSWRLTVDHAFDQVIRACAAPRANDTGTWLVPAMIDAYVQLHRLGHAHSVEVWDGERLVGGIYGVAIGRLFCGESMFSAESGGSKLALAALARLLCDMDFPLIDTQVSNPHTLGLGAVEMPRAEFLRQVARLGQLPGLVGSWAAFTPRLIQPCAGTGFSDRAP
- a CDS encoding GNAT family N-acetyltransferase; the encoded protein is MHEIRFHAAIAELPAAEWDALRADANPFVSHAFLDALERSGCIRPDWGWQAHHLALYEDGRLRAAAPLYLKGNSHGEFVFDWSWASAWQRAGGEYYPKLLNGVPYSPVPGPRLLAGKHARTPSLQRELVEAMRREAERLGLSSVHANFLQPAELAAFDDDVPDQGWLARSDVQFHWHNRGYRHFPDFLAALNHKKRKNILRERRQVAASRLAIEWRSGDTLSPDEWRRVHALYEATFDMKGNHAALTAAFFRQLGTLGSTAQLALARDGDAIVAMALFVQGGNVLYGRYWGASVDVPGLHFELCYYRGIEHAIAHRLERFEPGAQGEHKLARGFLPVRTHSRHYLANPGFRAAVAMALASEAEAVDAYAAELQSHSPYADHGKVER
- the trxB gene encoding thioredoxin-disulfide reductase → MSVAPKHSRLLILGSGPAGYTAAVYAARANLKPTMITGLQQGGQLMTTTDVDNWPGDVEGLQGPALMRRMAEHAERFHTEMIFDHIHTADLKQRPFRLKGDSGEYTADALIITTGATAKYLGIESEEKYKGKGVSACATCDGFFFRDQDVVVIGGGNTAVEEALYLANIGRKVYLVHRRDKLRAEKIMQDKLFEKAAAGKIELVWNHTIDEVLGDDSGVTGVRVKDVNSGATRDIAATGFFVAIGHTPNTGIFEGQLDMHDGYIRIRSGQHGMATMTSVPGVFAAGDVADHIYRQAVTSAGFGCMAALDAERWLDQQTPAG